A stretch of Amycolatopsis balhimycina FH 1894 DNA encodes these proteins:
- a CDS encoding helix-turn-helix domain-containing protein gives MDRPIKPNYRRRQLGRTLRKLREAAGLSQEEAGTPLRFSTSKMSRIEQGYIPGYNDFLALLDRYGIISSDYDEYVRMFDYAKEKGWWHAFGLSDRGFVSVEAEASWIKTYGLGFIPGLLQTEAYMRETFAGARDPLDGPRLENRVQVRLRRQHRLTEERPLELHAIVDETALLRNPCDAAQLRQLIERSHLPNVRLQVIPQKVGSHDGLYSNFIIAGFPERSEPDLAYLEYGFGSLQIEKEAEVSAARLTFEHLADLALDDGDSRALVERMIT, from the coding sequence ATGGATCGGCCGATCAAGCCGAACTACCGGCGACGCCAGCTCGGCCGCACCTTGCGCAAGCTACGCGAGGCGGCCGGGCTGAGCCAAGAGGAAGCGGGCACACCGCTGCGGTTCTCGACATCGAAGATGAGCCGCATCGAGCAGGGGTACATCCCCGGCTACAACGACTTCCTCGCGCTGCTCGACCGGTACGGGATCATCAGCTCGGACTACGACGAGTACGTGCGGATGTTCGACTACGCCAAGGAGAAGGGCTGGTGGCACGCCTTCGGGCTGAGCGATCGCGGTTTCGTGAGCGTCGAGGCCGAGGCTTCGTGGATCAAGACTTACGGGCTCGGCTTCATTCCGGGCCTGCTGCAGACCGAGGCTTACATGCGCGAGACCTTCGCCGGAGCGCGTGACCCGCTTGATGGGCCCCGGCTGGAAAATCGGGTGCAGGTCCGATTGCGGCGCCAGCACCGCCTCACCGAAGAGCGGCCGCTGGAACTGCACGCGATCGTCGACGAGACCGCCTTGCTGCGCAATCCGTGTGACGCTGCGCAGTTGCGGCAGTTGATCGAGCGCTCGCACCTGCCGAATGTCCGGCTTCAGGTGATCCCGCAGAAGGTCGGCTCGCACGACGGTCTCTACAGCAACTTCATCATCGCCGGGTTTCCCGAACGGTCCGAGCCGGATCTCGCTTACCTCGAATACGGCTTCGGGTCGCTGCAGATCGAAAAGGAGGCCGAGGTCAGCGCTGCTAGGCTGACGTTCGAGCATCTCGCCGATCTCGCGTTGGACGATGGCGACTCTCGTGCGCTTGTCGAGCGGATGATCACCTGA
- a CDS encoding VOC family protein, protein MIVPSRNNRESAEFLANLLGLEVGEEWGPFIPVETRNGVRLDFATIPEEDLRLQHYCFLIPEDDFDAVFARLVETGVTYHADPMGKQLGEINHNHGGRGVYFLDPGGNGMEIITQPYEPERRRPSSW, encoded by the coding sequence TTGATCGTCCCGTCCCGGAACAACCGGGAATCCGCCGAATTCCTGGCGAACCTGCTCGGCCTCGAAGTCGGGGAGGAATGGGGTCCGTTCATCCCCGTCGAGACGCGCAACGGCGTCCGGCTGGACTTCGCGACCATCCCCGAAGAGGACCTGCGCCTGCAGCACTACTGCTTCCTGATCCCGGAGGACGACTTCGACGCCGTCTTCGCGCGGCTCGTCGAAACGGGCGTGACCTACCACGCCGACCCGATGGGAAAGCAGCTCGGCGAAATCAACCACAACCACGGTGGCCGTGGCGTCTATTTCCTCGATCCCGGCGGGAACGGGATGGAAATCATCACGCAGCCGTACGAGCCGGAGCGGCGGCGTCCGTCGTCCTGGTAA
- a CDS encoding DUF397 domain-containing protein has product MERWRKSSYSGGSGENGNCVEVAFTREAIATRDSKAPAAGALEVPPAAWSAFLTTITPGGPATAAR; this is encoded by the coding sequence GTGGAACGGTGGCGGAAAAGCAGCTATAGCGGCGGTTCCGGTGAGAACGGCAACTGTGTCGAGGTGGCCTTCACCCGCGAAGCCATCGCCACCCGTGACTCGAAAGCCCCGGCGGCCGGGGCACTCGAGGTGCCACCGGCCGCATGGTCCGCCTTCCTCACCACCATCACCCCCGGGGGTCCGGCAACCGCCGCCCGGTGA
- a CDS encoding RNA polymerase sigma factor, translating into MTEPRVRPDPAFALLELYETALPEVYGYLLSRCGDRTLAEELTSETFLGAVAACRKEYAPPVSTGWLIGVARHKLADHWRRKEREERGLRLVHDSEPDVQDPWDEQLDALRARQVLESLGPHHRAALTLRYVDGLGVPEVAGHLGRSVHATEALLVRARAAFRRSYEEKEGRDA; encoded by the coding sequence GTGACGGAACCTCGGGTACGACCGGACCCGGCCTTCGCGCTGCTCGAGCTCTACGAGACCGCGCTGCCGGAGGTCTACGGGTACCTGCTGTCCCGGTGCGGTGACCGCACGCTCGCCGAGGAGCTCACTTCCGAGACGTTCCTCGGGGCGGTCGCCGCCTGTCGCAAGGAGTACGCACCTCCAGTGAGCACCGGGTGGCTGATCGGCGTCGCCCGGCACAAGCTCGCCGACCACTGGCGGCGCAAAGAACGTGAGGAACGCGGGCTGCGGCTCGTCCACGACAGCGAGCCGGACGTCCAGGATCCGTGGGACGAGCAGCTCGACGCCCTGCGCGCGAGACAGGTGCTCGAATCCCTCGGGCCGCACCACCGGGCCGCGCTGACCCTGCGGTACGTCGACGGCCTCGGCGTGCCCGAGGTCGCCGGCCACCTGGGGCGCAGCGTGCACGCGACCGAGGCGTTGCTCGTGCGGGCCCGTGCCGCGTTCCGGCGTTCCTACGAAGAGAAGGAGGGTCGCGATGCCTGA
- a CDS encoding VOC family protein, with protein sequence MPEPFDALRRPSERVAPDPDFAAELRGDLRRLILNGADMTTTEAPATHAELRSLTPYLAVSDARAALDFYVEVFGAVRRGDPILMDDGRIGHAELAIGDAVLMLAEEYPEIGHVAPREGGASVRVEVPDVDTSVARALERGATLIRAVSDSPYGRGGSFRDPFGQRWLVSQAASPAAGPKPARHGEAMYFTFQVPEAEPAKAFYGAVLGWQFSPGSTTDAWGFSGPGLEGGLWAGDRQVGWKLMYAVDNLEAALGRVREQGGEAGEVENHPYGTTADCTDNQGIEFWLWERPAK encoded by the coding sequence ATGCCTGAGCCTTTCGACGCGCTTCGCCGTCCCTCCGAGCGGGTCGCGCCCGACCCGGACTTCGCCGCCGAACTGCGCGGCGACCTGCGTCGCCTGATCTTGAACGGAGCCGATATGACGACCACCGAAGCCCCTGCGACCCATGCGGAACTGCGTTCGCTTACCCCGTACCTGGCCGTTTCCGATGCCCGTGCCGCGCTCGACTTCTACGTCGAGGTCTTCGGCGCGGTGCGCCGCGGCGACCCGATCCTGATGGACGACGGCCGGATCGGGCACGCGGAGCTGGCCATCGGCGACGCCGTGCTGATGCTCGCCGAGGAGTACCCCGAGATCGGGCACGTGGCACCACGCGAGGGTGGCGCGTCGGTGCGGGTGGAGGTCCCGGACGTCGACACCAGCGTGGCCCGCGCACTGGAACGGGGTGCGACGCTGATCCGCGCGGTGAGCGACTCGCCGTACGGCCGAGGCGGCTCGTTCCGCGATCCGTTCGGCCAGCGCTGGCTGGTGTCCCAGGCGGCGTCCCCGGCCGCGGGCCCGAAGCCGGCGCGACACGGCGAGGCGATGTACTTCACGTTCCAGGTCCCGGAGGCCGAGCCGGCGAAGGCGTTCTACGGCGCGGTCCTGGGCTGGCAGTTCTCCCCGGGTTCGACCACGGACGCGTGGGGATTCTCGGGCCCCGGCCTCGAGGGCGGCCTGTGGGCCGGCGACCGCCAGGTCGGCTGGAAGCTGATGTACGCGGTCGACAACCTCGAAGCGGCACTGGGGCGCGTGCGCGAACAGGGCGGCGAGGCGGGCGAAGTCGAGAACCACCCGTACGGCACGACTGCCGACTGCACCGACAACCAGGGCATCGAGTTCTGGCTCTGGGAGCGGCCCGCGAAGTGA
- a CDS encoding gamma-glutamyltransferase family protein — translation MFTTRPELAGTFGMVASTHWLASATGMAVLEDGGNAFDAAVAAGFVLQVAEPHLCGPAGQVPGLFVTADDPTPRALASQGPSPAGATHEHFASLGLTMIPGSGLLPATVPGAWDGWLLLLRDYGTKSLREVLKYAIGYARNGVPLVSRVGDTIRAVERLFVEHWPTSAGLWLPDGKPASGLHRNPALAGTWERLLREAESVTGREAQLDAGRRAWSQGFVAEAIDEFCRTAFRDDSGRDHAGLLTADDLASWSASYEDPAFADVGDWRLVKMGGWTQGPALLQQALLLHGFRDELSYVDGVPSERTVHLSVEAAKLAFADREAWYGDTDVPLDVLLSPSYTAARRALITDTASPDLRPGDARGPARLPALLDSLQGVQVEGGATGEPTVGPQGRTRGDTVHLDVVDAAGNLVSLTPSGGWLQSSPAIPSLGFCLDSRGQMFWLEQGLPNSLAPRKRPRITLSPSLALRDGVPALAFGTPGGDQQDQWQLCFWLAHVYGGLNLQESIDSPAWHTNAFPSSFYPRSWAPRELVVESRLGTSTLDGLRARGHAVVDAGDWALGRLSAVSRSDGLLRAAANARGMQGYAAGR, via the coding sequence ATGTTCACGACGAGGCCGGAGCTCGCCGGCACCTTCGGGATGGTGGCATCGACGCACTGGCTGGCTTCGGCCACCGGGATGGCGGTGCTGGAAGACGGCGGCAACGCGTTCGACGCGGCGGTCGCGGCCGGTTTCGTCCTGCAGGTCGCCGAGCCGCACCTGTGCGGCCCGGCGGGCCAGGTGCCCGGCCTTTTCGTGACGGCGGACGATCCGACCCCGCGGGCGCTGGCGAGCCAAGGGCCGTCGCCCGCGGGGGCCACGCACGAGCATTTCGCCTCGCTGGGATTGACCATGATCCCGGGCAGCGGCCTGCTCCCGGCGACCGTCCCGGGCGCCTGGGACGGCTGGCTCCTGCTGCTTCGCGACTACGGCACGAAGTCGCTTCGCGAAGTGCTGAAGTACGCGATCGGCTATGCGCGCAACGGCGTCCCGCTGGTGTCGCGAGTCGGCGACACCATCCGCGCGGTCGAGCGGCTGTTCGTCGAGCACTGGCCGACGTCGGCCGGGTTGTGGCTGCCGGACGGCAAGCCCGCGTCCGGCCTGCACCGGAACCCTGCGCTGGCCGGCACGTGGGAGCGGCTCCTGCGGGAGGCCGAGTCCGTCACCGGGCGCGAAGCGCAGCTCGACGCCGGACGTCGTGCCTGGTCACAGGGGTTTGTCGCGGAGGCGATCGACGAGTTCTGCCGGACCGCGTTCCGCGACGACTCCGGCCGCGACCACGCGGGCCTGCTGACCGCCGACGACCTGGCGTCGTGGTCGGCGTCGTACGAGGACCCGGCGTTCGCCGACGTCGGCGACTGGCGCCTCGTCAAGATGGGCGGTTGGACGCAGGGGCCGGCGCTGCTGCAGCAGGCACTGTTGCTGCACGGCTTCCGGGACGAGCTGTCTTATGTGGACGGAGTGCCGTCGGAGCGCACGGTGCACCTGTCGGTCGAAGCGGCGAAGCTGGCCTTCGCGGACCGCGAGGCGTGGTACGGCGACACCGACGTGCCCTTGGACGTGCTGCTCTCGCCGTCGTACACCGCCGCGCGACGCGCTCTGATCACCGATACGGCGTCGCCCGACCTTCGCCCCGGCGACGCTCGGGGACCGGCGCGGCTTCCGGCGCTCCTGGACTCCCTGCAAGGCGTCCAGGTGGAAGGCGGCGCGACGGGCGAGCCGACGGTCGGCCCCCAGGGCCGGACGCGCGGCGACACGGTCCACCTCGACGTCGTCGACGCGGCGGGCAACCTGGTGTCGCTGACGCCGTCGGGCGGTTGGCTGCAGTCGAGCCCGGCGATCCCCTCGCTGGGCTTCTGCCTGGACTCGCGGGGGCAGATGTTCTGGCTGGAGCAGGGCCTGCCGAACTCCCTGGCCCCGCGCAAGCGCCCGCGCATCACGCTGTCGCCGTCGCTGGCCCTGCGCGACGGCGTCCCGGCGCTGGCGTTCGGCACACCGGGCGGTGACCAGCAGGACCAGTGGCAGCTGTGCTTCTGGCTCGCGCACGTCTACGGCGGCCTGAACCTCCAGGAGTCGATCGACTCGCCGGCCTGGCACACGAACGCGTTCCCGAGTTCCTTCTACCCGCGTTCGTGGGCTCCGCGCGAGCTGGTGGTGGAGTCACGCCTCGGAACGTCCACTTTGGACGGACTGCGGGCGCGAGGCCACGCCGTGGTCGACGCGGGCGACTGGGCTTTGGGCCGGCTCTCGGCGGTCTCCCGCTCTGACGGCCTGCTCCGAGCGGCGGCGAACGCCCGGGGCATGCAGGGCTACGCGGCCGGCCGCTAG